A window of Rufibacter sp. LB8 contains these coding sequences:
- a CDS encoding transporter associated domain-containing protein, whose protein sequence is MESIPPLGEPSSWGSPLLFTLTESNQSQAYGLLAVAGLLFISIFLLTAAMASFQRFLAPYQDKPLGTKEGAKLQNLLQTPEKVVLAGVFVNSLLHLLLAFCAYRFFTTTILEAFDWQHLLWLASGLALALWLVKTMAVAWGKHQGTDGQPAFFPITQMANTLGAPFVAVFLPLRNMTQRTRTAFGAPTAAEELTNSLDQTANNQPMSPQEKGLLKAIVNFSSITVRQIMRSKVEVVAFQRRLPFPALIKQIQQHGYSRIPVFTDGLDKMDGVLYVKDLLPYLTAPQDFVWQNLIRTPYFVPETKKIDELLREFQERRVHMAIVVNEYGDTTGLLTLEDVIEEIVGEIHDELDDEEDHYYTRIDDHTFLFEGRTSLHDFCKIVDPPAELLKDVRQEVESVAGLMLRLFSRIPHTGEEITLGPYVFKIEAADSKKIKQVRVHETVPHHNNEE, encoded by the coding sequence TTGGAAAGTATACCTCCCTTAGGAGAGCCCTCCAGTTGGGGCTCTCCGCTTCTTTTCACCCTCACTGAAAGCAATCAGTCCCAAGCGTATGGCCTGCTGGCCGTGGCGGGCCTGCTTTTCATTTCCATTTTCCTGCTTACGGCCGCCATGGCCTCGTTCCAGCGCTTTTTAGCACCCTACCAAGACAAACCCTTGGGCACCAAAGAAGGCGCCAAGCTGCAGAATTTGCTGCAAACCCCAGAAAAGGTAGTACTGGCCGGCGTGTTTGTGAACAGTCTGTTGCATTTGCTGCTGGCATTCTGTGCTTATCGGTTTTTCACCACCACTATTTTAGAGGCATTTGATTGGCAGCACCTGTTATGGTTGGCCAGCGGCCTGGCGCTTGCTTTGTGGCTGGTCAAGACCATGGCTGTTGCCTGGGGCAAGCATCAGGGCACCGACGGTCAGCCGGCGTTCTTCCCCATTACCCAAATGGCCAACACCCTGGGCGCCCCGTTTGTGGCGGTGTTCCTGCCGCTCCGGAACATGACCCAGCGCACCAGAACCGCCTTTGGCGCACCCACCGCCGCCGAAGAACTGACCAATAGTCTGGACCAGACCGCCAACAACCAGCCCATGTCGCCGCAGGAAAAAGGCTTGCTGAAGGCCATCGTGAATTTCAGCTCCATTACCGTTCGGCAGATCATGCGCTCCAAGGTGGAAGTGGTGGCGTTTCAGCGGCGCTTGCCTTTTCCGGCCCTTATCAAGCAGATTCAGCAGCACGGCTATTCCAGAATTCCGGTGTTTACTGATGGGCTGGACAAAATGGACGGGGTGCTGTATGTGAAAGATTTGTTGCCGTACCTTACCGCGCCCCAGGATTTTGTCTGGCAGAACCTGATCAGAACACCGTACTTTGTACCCGAGACCAAAAAGATTGACGAACTGCTCCGCGAATTCCAGGAACGCCGCGTGCACATGGCCATTGTGGTAAATGAATACGGCGACACCACCGGTTTATTGACCCTGGAAGATGTGATTGAGGAAATTGTAGGCGAAATACATGACGAATTAGACGACGAAGAGGACCATTACTATACGCGTATAGATGATCACACGTTCCTGTTTGAGGGCCGCACCTCTCTGCATGATTTCTGCAAGATTGTAGACCCACCCGCCGAACTTCTGAAAGACGTGCGCCAGGAAGTGGAATCGGTGGCGGGGCTCATGCTGCGGCTGTTCTCCCGCATTCCGCATACCGGCGAGGAGATTACGCTAGGGCCCTACGTGTTCAAGATTGAAGCCGCCGACAGTAAAAAAATAAAGCAAGTACGCGTGCATGAAACGGTGCCGCACCACAACAATGAAGAATAG
- a CDS encoding single-stranded DNA-binding protein, translating into MASINKVILIGNLGKDPEVRHLEGGVAVARFPLATSETFKDKNGERQERTEWHNIVLWRGLAEVSEKYLKKGQSVYIEGKIRTNSYQDKEGVQRYSTEIVADNMTMLGSRNEGGSQNGGGGGSYSNESSNSGGGGNMSASNGGNSGGGAAKETSGGRASASSSYDAEPDDLPF; encoded by the coding sequence ATGGCAAGCATTAACAAAGTAATCTTGATTGGCAACCTGGGCAAAGACCCCGAAGTGCGTCATTTAGAAGGTGGTGTGGCTGTGGCCCGCTTCCCGTTGGCTACTTCTGAGACCTTCAAAGACAAGAACGGCGAGCGCCAGGAGCGTACAGAATGGCATAACATAGTGTTGTGGCGCGGCCTAGCAGAGGTGTCTGAGAAATACCTTAAAAAAGGCCAGTCGGTGTACATTGAGGGCAAGATCAGGACCAACAGCTACCAGGACAAAGAAGGCGTGCAGCGCTACAGCACCGAGATTGTGGCCGACAACATGACCATGCTGGGCAGCCGCAACGAAGGCGGGTCCCAAAACGGCGGCGGTGGCGGAAGCTACAGCAATGAATCTTCTAACAGCGGCGGCGGTGGTAACATGTCGGCTAGCAACGGTGGCAACAGCGGTGGCGGGGCGGCCAAAGAAACCAGCGGCGGCAGAGCTTCGGCCTCTTCTTCTTATGACGCTGAGCCCGACGATCTGCCGTTCTAA
- the mutY gene encoding A/G-specific adenine glycosylase has translation MAAASPSFFSQTLIAWYHRHRRPLPWRETTDPYAIWLSEVILQQTRVRQGLPYYLRFIESYPTVHALANAPEDEVLRLWQGLGYYSRARNLHFTAKQVVTEFGGRFPESYQGLLQLKGVGSYTAAAIASFAYREPVAVLDGNVYRVLARVFGRHENIAAPASKKVFEQLANDLIPAAEPDTFNQAIMEFGAIQCTPVAPDCLFCPLQQTCYAFQHGLVNVLPVKEKAKSSRERFFHYLVLQHENGLYLRKRPGNDIWQSLYDFYSLETETRALPPETLQQQAGHLLAEPATTLVSTGKVYKHVLSHQKIFAQFYLVSLPSRLREEQLENIGLQLYSLDQIEALPKPVLIDSFLRERFF, from the coding sequence ATGGCCGCAGCCTCGCCTTCTTTTTTCAGCCAAACGCTTATTGCCTGGTACCACCGCCACCGCCGCCCTTTGCCCTGGCGCGAAACCACAGACCCTTACGCCATCTGGCTGTCTGAGGTGATCCTGCAGCAGACGCGCGTGCGCCAGGGCTTGCCGTATTACCTCAGATTCATAGAGAGTTACCCCACGGTCCACGCTTTAGCTAACGCCCCAGAAGACGAAGTATTGCGCCTGTGGCAAGGCCTTGGGTATTACTCGCGGGCCCGCAACCTGCACTTCACGGCCAAACAAGTAGTGACTGAATTTGGGGGGCGGTTTCCTGAATCATACCAGGGTCTGTTACAGCTCAAGGGCGTAGGCAGTTATACCGCGGCGGCCATTGCATCTTTTGCTTACAGAGAACCCGTGGCCGTGCTGGACGGCAACGTGTACCGGGTCTTGGCCCGGGTCTTCGGCAGGCACGAAAACATTGCAGCCCCTGCCAGCAAAAAAGTGTTTGAGCAACTGGCCAATGACTTGATTCCGGCCGCAGAACCAGACACCTTTAACCAGGCCATTATGGAGTTTGGGGCTATTCAGTGCACGCCGGTAGCCCCAGATTGCCTTTTCTGCCCGCTGCAGCAGACGTGCTATGCGTTTCAGCATGGCTTGGTGAACGTGCTACCCGTGAAAGAGAAGGCCAAAAGCAGCCGCGAACGGTTTTTCCATTACCTGGTACTTCAGCATGAAAACGGCCTTTATCTGCGCAAACGCCCGGGCAACGACATCTGGCAGAGCCTCTATGATTTTTATAGCTTAGAAACCGAGACCAGGGCTTTGCCGCCAGAAACCTTGCAGCAACAGGCCGGGCATTTGCTTGCAGAACCTGCTACCACGCTGGTGAGCACCGGCAAAGTGTACAAGCATGTGCTGAGCCATCAAAAAATCTTCGCGCAATTTTATCTGGTTTCGTTGCCCAGCCGTTTAAGGGAGGAGCAGCTAGAGAACATAGGCTTGCAGCTATATTCACTGGACCAGATAGAGGCCTTGCCCAAGCCGGTGCTTATTGATTCTTTTTTGAGAGAACGCTTTTTTTAG
- a CDS encoding HU family DNA-binding protein → MTKAEVISEIADKTGIEKSDVAATVEAFFKVVKDSMADGNNIYVRGFGSFVNKKRAKKVARNISKNTSIIIDEHFIPSFKPSKTFVAKIKNSKKIKEAVVS, encoded by the coding sequence GTGACTAAAGCAGAAGTTATATCAGAGATTGCGGATAAGACAGGGATTGAGAAATCTGACGTTGCGGCTACAGTAGAGGCATTCTTCAAAGTAGTGAAGGATTCTATGGCCGATGGTAATAACATCTACGTGCGTGGCTTTGGAAGCTTTGTGAACAAGAAGCGCGCTAAAAAAGTGGCCCGTAACATTTCCAAAAACACCTCTATCATCATTGACGAGCACTTTATTCCTAGCTTCAAGCCTTCTAAGACGTTTGTAGCCAAAATCAAGAACAGCAAGAAGATCAAAGAAGCCGTAGTTTCCTAG
- a CDS encoding M48 family metallopeptidase, which yields MSKGKIALVVTAVVLVVLMALLPKVIINKEKGAGEFAAAGATATPDASDHDPNHPGHEDHATEAAAPANANPANAHIVASPAQLKEIADMRAKFNREANSQAKAKLADELAQKYAAIAKHDSAGYFYEQVAQVKPGEQSFRKAADQYFEAFTFAATQERSAQLSQKAQSLYQQVLKNNPANLNAKTNLAMTYIAGPTPMQGITLLREVLAADPKNEKAIFNLGVLSMQSNQYERAVERFRELLAVNPNHVDGTFYLGVSLAETGKKQEAQKAFLKVKELSKEPEVLASVDSYLQRLNSAE from the coding sequence ATGTCAAAAGGTAAGATAGCCCTGGTTGTAACGGCTGTGGTGCTCGTCGTGCTCATGGCGCTGTTGCCCAAAGTAATCATCAACAAAGAGAAAGGGGCCGGTGAATTTGCCGCAGCCGGCGCAACTGCCACTCCTGACGCGTCAGACCATGACCCCAACCATCCGGGCCATGAGGACCACGCCACAGAGGCAGCTGCCCCAGCAAACGCAAACCCCGCCAACGCCCACATTGTAGCCAGCCCCGCGCAGTTGAAAGAAATTGCTGACATGCGGGCCAAGTTCAACCGGGAGGCCAACAGCCAGGCCAAAGCCAAACTAGCTGATGAACTGGCGCAGAAATACGCGGCCATTGCCAAGCATGACAGCGCCGGGTACTTCTACGAGCAGGTGGCCCAGGTAAAGCCAGGTGAGCAGAGTTTCAGGAAAGCAGCCGACCAGTACTTTGAGGCGTTCACCTTTGCGGCAACGCAGGAGCGATCTGCCCAATTAAGCCAGAAAGCCCAGAGCCTGTACCAACAGGTCCTGAAAAACAACCCGGCCAACCTGAACGCCAAAACCAACCTGGCCATGACCTACATTGCCGGCCCAACGCCCATGCAGGGCATCACGCTGCTGCGCGAAGTGCTAGCCGCTGACCCTAAAAATGAGAAGGCCATTTTCAACCTGGGGGTTTTGTCTATGCAGTCCAACCAATATGAGCGGGCGGTAGAGCGTTTCAGGGAGTTATTGGCCGTGAACCCCAACCACGTAGACGGTACGTTCTACCTGGGTGTGTCATTGGCCGAGACCGGCAAAAAGCAAGAAGCGCAGAAAGCGTTTCTGAAAGTAAAGGAACTGAGCAAAGAGCCCGAGGTATTGGCATCTGTAGACAGTTACCTGCAACGCCTCAACAGCGCCGAGTAA
- a CDS encoding Rne/Rng family ribonuclease, translating to MSNELIINSTQDGERIALLQDKRLVEYHFDRNDTNYSVGDIFLGTVKKVMPGLNAAFIDIGYTKDAFLHYHDLGENIKTLNKYVKAVQTQKNTSTKLTGQKFEPEIDKLGKMADVLKKGQQILVQIVKEPISTKGPRLSCEISLAGRYLVLVPFSNTVSVSKKIVSKEERTRLKRLIMSIKPENFGVIIRTVAEGREVAELDKDLRGMLATWEEGITKLRTAKERDKVIGELGRSSSMLRDILNESFDSIVVDDAKLHDEIKTYIETIAPDKLKILKHYSGKVKTFEHFNIEKQLKSLFGKTVSIPGGGYLVIEHTEALHVVDVNSGNKSNSETDQEATALNVNLTAAKEVARQLRLRDLGGIIVIDFIDMKSAENRQKVFDVVKDEMKKDRSKYTVLPISKFGLCQITRQRVRPEQNIVTGEVCPTCQGSGKISASILVTDDIDQTIEDLLTRQNQKNISLYVHPFLHAYYTKGFISKQRRWFLKYMKWVNIVKDTSLALTDFKVMDEHGDEIELKSAYSEVNGLQDRAVEAE from the coding sequence TTGAGTAACGAATTAATTATTAATTCTACTCAAGATGGAGAACGAATAGCCCTTCTGCAGGACAAGCGCCTGGTAGAGTATCACTTTGATAGAAATGATACCAACTACTCTGTAGGAGACATTTTTCTGGGAACCGTGAAGAAAGTGATGCCCGGTCTGAACGCAGCGTTCATTGACATTGGCTACACCAAAGACGCGTTCCTGCACTACCATGATTTAGGGGAGAACATCAAGACTCTCAATAAATACGTGAAAGCGGTGCAGACCCAGAAAAACACGTCTACCAAGCTAACCGGCCAGAAGTTTGAACCCGAGATAGACAAGTTGGGCAAAATGGCTGATGTCCTTAAAAAAGGGCAGCAGATCTTGGTCCAGATTGTAAAGGAGCCAATCTCCACCAAAGGGCCCCGGCTCTCTTGTGAGATTTCTCTGGCAGGCCGCTACCTGGTGCTGGTGCCATTTTCTAACACGGTAAGCGTGTCTAAGAAAATAGTGAGCAAAGAAGAGCGTACGCGTCTAAAGCGCCTCATTATGTCCATTAAACCGGAAAATTTTGGGGTGATCATCCGTACCGTGGCCGAAGGCCGCGAAGTGGCGGAACTAGACAAGGACCTCCGCGGCATGTTGGCTACCTGGGAAGAAGGCATCACCAAATTGCGCACCGCCAAGGAGCGCGACAAGGTAATTGGGGAGCTAGGCCGCTCCTCCTCCATGTTGAGAGACATATTGAATGAAAGTTTTGACAGCATTGTGGTGGATGACGCCAAATTACATGACGAAATCAAGACTTACATTGAGACCATTGCCCCAGACAAGCTGAAGATTCTGAAGCATTACTCGGGCAAAGTCAAGACCTTTGAACACTTTAACATTGAAAAGCAGCTGAAATCCCTGTTCGGGAAGACAGTGAGCATCCCGGGCGGCGGGTATCTGGTGATAGAACACACAGAGGCGCTGCACGTGGTAGATGTAAACAGCGGGAACAAATCCAACTCCGAGACGGACCAGGAAGCCACCGCTTTGAATGTGAACCTTACCGCGGCAAAAGAGGTAGCGCGTCAGTTGCGCCTCCGGGACCTGGGCGGGATCATTGTGATTGACTTCATTGACATGAAATCTGCCGAGAACCGCCAGAAAGTGTTTGATGTAGTCAAAGACGAGATGAAGAAAGACCGGTCTAAGTACACCGTGCTGCCCATCTCCAAGTTTGGTTTGTGCCAAATCACCCGCCAGCGCGTACGGCCTGAGCAGAACATTGTAACCGGCGAAGTTTGCCCCACCTGCCAAGGCAGCGGTAAAATCTCAGCCAGTATTTTGGTCACCGATGACATAGATCAGACCATTGAAGATCTATTGACGCGGCAAAACCAGAAAAACATTAGCTTGTACGTGCACCCGTTCCTGCACGCGTACTACACCAAGGGCTTCATCTCCAAACAGCGGAGGTGGTTTTTGAAGTACATGAAGTGGGTGAACATTGTCAAAGACACGTCTTTGGCCCTCACAGACTTTAAAGTGATGGACGAACACGGCGACGAGATAGAATTGAAATCGGCGTATTCAGAAGTGAATGGTCTCCAGGACCGCGCCGTAGAAGCAGAATAG
- a CDS encoding porin family protein, translating to MAALLFLFSQKAAAQIEIGLKVSPSLTYLRTSAPAAFNLQSEGSKVGIGFGVVADYFFGTNYAFSSGLLFNSKGGSISVQPDGAGKMEQEVGLHYIEIPLALKLYTNEIATDTRVYFMAGGSLNTLVGARIDGEKADAEGDKYTKQFNLFEFGALLGAGAELQMGPSTKIFGGLSYHHGLTNVDDNLSKGNSNVEIKNSGFSLDLGIKF from the coding sequence ATGGCCGCCCTTTTATTTTTATTTTCCCAGAAAGCTGCCGCCCAAATAGAAATAGGCTTGAAGGTCAGCCCGTCCCTCACGTACCTGCGCACCTCTGCCCCGGCTGCTTTCAACCTCCAGAGCGAAGGCTCCAAAGTAGGCATTGGCTTTGGCGTGGTGGCAGATTATTTCTTCGGGACCAATTATGCGTTCAGTTCTGGCTTGTTGTTCAACTCCAAAGGCGGAAGCATCTCTGTGCAGCCAGATGGCGCTGGCAAGATGGAACAGGAAGTTGGCCTGCATTACATTGAGATTCCGCTGGCCCTGAAACTATATACCAACGAGATAGCCACCGACACGCGCGTATATTTCATGGCGGGTGGTTCTTTGAACACTTTAGTGGGTGCCCGCATTGATGGAGAGAAAGCAGACGCAGAAGGCGACAAGTACACCAAGCAATTCAATCTGTTTGAGTTTGGAGCCTTGCTAGGTGCCGGCGCCGAACTGCAGATGGGCCCCAGCACAAAAATCTTTGGCGGTCTTTCGTATCACCACGGCCTCACCAACGTGGACGACAACCTGAGCAAAGGCAACAGCAACGTAGAAATCAAGAACAGCGGCTTTTCCCTTGATTTAGGGATTAAGTTTTAA
- the gldB gene encoding gliding motility lipoprotein GldB: MRGYSWLCFTLLVLFGCQKESACDMAPEVQKVPVEVTVERLEKDFFQIKDAAQMQAFLQKNPLFADKFLQRAGYPSEEILTQSLLKLATDTSIAKLARESDATFKDLKDVEQELENAFKHVKYYYPKFHVPPVKTFITGLSRDLYVGDSLIVLGLDFFIGKKASYRPQAPQYILNRYEKPTMVPAAMLLVSNKFNKTDFLNKEMLDEMIDYGKSYYFVEKVMPCTPDSLIIGFTGQQLADVQYNEGKIWGHFIEKGLLYETGQFTIRKYIGERPTVPEISERCPGRIGTWVGWQIVRTYMENNPDVTLQQLMEEKNARKILEHSKYKPKKK; the protein is encoded by the coding sequence ATGCGAGGATATAGTTGGTTGTGTTTTACGCTTTTGGTGCTTTTTGGGTGCCAGAAAGAATCTGCCTGTGACATGGCCCCCGAAGTGCAGAAAGTACCGGTAGAAGTCACGGTGGAGCGTCTGGAGAAGGACTTCTTCCAAATAAAAGATGCCGCGCAGATGCAGGCGTTCCTGCAAAAGAACCCTTTGTTCGCCGATAAGTTTCTGCAGCGCGCCGGCTACCCGTCAGAAGAGATCCTGACGCAGAGCCTGCTCAAACTGGCCACTGATACCAGCATCGCCAAGCTGGCGCGGGAGTCAGACGCCACGTTCAAAGACCTGAAAGATGTGGAGCAGGAGCTGGAGAATGCGTTCAAGCACGTGAAATACTATTACCCCAAGTTCCACGTGCCACCCGTGAAAACGTTCATCACCGGCCTCAGCCGTGATCTGTACGTGGGCGACAGTCTGATTGTGCTGGGTTTGGATTTTTTCATCGGGAAGAAAGCCTCATATCGGCCGCAGGCGCCGCAGTACATTTTGAACCGCTATGAGAAACCCACCATGGTGCCCGCCGCCATGCTGTTGGTCTCCAATAAATTCAACAAGACAGATTTCCTGAACAAAGAAATGCTGGACGAAATGATTGACTACGGCAAGTCATACTACTTCGTGGAAAAAGTGATGCCCTGCACGCCAGATTCTTTGATTATTGGGTTCACCGGCCAGCAACTAGCAGACGTGCAGTACAACGAAGGCAAAATCTGGGGCCACTTCATTGAGAAAGGCCTGCTCTACGAAACCGGCCAGTTCACCATCAGGAAATACATTGGCGAGCGCCCCACTGTGCCCGAGATCAGTGAACGTTGTCCCGGCCGCATTGGCACCTGGGTGGGCTGGCAGATTGTGCGCACCTACATGGAAAACAACCCAGACGTCACGCTGCAGCAACTCATGGAAGAGAAAAACGCCCGCAAGATTCTGGAGCATTCCAAATACAAACCGAAGAAAAAGTAG
- a CDS encoding glycosyltransferase family 4 protein produces MHIALFHQYHHNPDCAATCRHYTFMAELVKRHQITLITSNAWESKRLTQLYDWVPPGVELVSVPVPYHNKMGIGQRVKAFGEFAVKALLAGRKIAKPDVIWGVSTPLTTAWAAARVAKYHQVPWVFEVQDLWPSFPIQMGAVPFKPAQKLLYHLEKSLYQSAAHIIPLSMGMEQYISSLGIPAQKMTTLVNGTEVPERPLSFTEREALREKLGLAGKQVVLYAGTYGRANDIPMLVQAAELLQNHPQIHFVFAGQGFDEPLLQSAAQKQQNILMLPPQPRHQMLELFSMAAVSLVSFIDLPVLAANSPGKLFDSLAAGTPVVVTNPGWTKDLVETHHCGWYSPAGNAEALANSLLMRLQNQAELETMRENAHSVAQEQFDRLQMVPKLERIFTEAVSRK; encoded by the coding sequence ATGCACATCGCGCTGTTTCACCAGTACCACCATAACCCTGACTGTGCGGCCACGTGCCGGCATTACACGTTTATGGCAGAACTGGTAAAGCGCCACCAGATCACACTCATCACCTCCAACGCCTGGGAAAGCAAACGCCTCACGCAGTTGTATGATTGGGTGCCGCCCGGCGTGGAACTGGTTTCGGTGCCCGTGCCGTACCACAACAAAATGGGGATTGGGCAGCGCGTGAAAGCCTTCGGGGAGTTTGCCGTGAAAGCCTTACTGGCCGGCCGTAAAATTGCTAAGCCCGATGTGATCTGGGGCGTCTCTACACCGTTGACCACGGCCTGGGCCGCCGCCCGTGTAGCCAAGTACCACCAGGTGCCCTGGGTGTTTGAGGTGCAGGATTTGTGGCCATCGTTCCCCATCCAAATGGGCGCGGTCCCTTTCAAGCCGGCGCAGAAACTTCTCTATCATCTGGAGAAGAGCCTGTACCAAAGCGCGGCGCATATCATTCCGTTATCAATGGGCATGGAGCAGTACATTTCTAGTCTGGGAATTCCGGCTCAGAAAATGACCACCTTGGTCAACGGCACCGAGGTTCCTGAAAGGCCACTGTCTTTTACTGAACGGGAAGCCTTACGGGAAAAGCTGGGCTTGGCCGGAAAACAAGTGGTGCTGTATGCCGGAACCTATGGCCGGGCGAATGATATTCCCATGCTGGTACAGGCCGCAGAATTACTACAGAATCATCCGCAGATTCACTTCGTGTTTGCCGGGCAGGGGTTTGACGAGCCTTTGTTGCAAAGCGCGGCGCAGAAACAGCAGAACATTCTTATGCTTCCGCCGCAGCCGCGCCACCAGATGCTTGAGTTGTTTTCCATGGCCGCGGTCTCCCTGGTTTCCTTTATAGATTTGCCAGTGTTAGCCGCTAACTCGCCTGGTAAATTGTTTGACAGCCTGGCCGCCGGAACACCCGTAGTGGTCACCAACCCCGGCTGGACCAAAGACTTGGTGGAAACCCACCATTGCGGCTGGTACTCACCCGCTGGAAATGCTGAGGCTTTGGCCAATTCCTTATTAATGCGATTACAAAACCAGGCTGAACTAGAAACTATGCGTGAAAATGCGCACTCTGTGGCTCAGGAGCAATTTGACCGTTTGCAGATGGTGCCCAAGTTGGAGAGGATCTTTACCGAGGCGGTGAGTAGGAAATAA
- a CDS encoding gamma-glutamyltransferase family protein, with the protein MKRLLPILFFSFSALFPVLAQQTQKPPLHGKNWMAITGKPLAATAGAITFQKGGNAIDAACAMLAATCTMWDVLSWGGETQALIYNPKTKKVIAINAMGVAPTGATPEFFKSKGYSFPPEYGPLAATTPGTAGGIMHMLANYGTMSLEEVLAPALQLAAGYPMEAQTANSIERHKDRLKEWPYSKKVFLTHPGEKREAPEAGEIFVQKDLLQTLTKLVEAEKAALKKGKSRKEAIMAAYDRFYKGDIAQEFVRGSKEQGGLITMEDLAKWKPLEEEPLKTNYRGVDVYKLQQWTQGPMMLQALNILENFDLKGMGYNSTKYIHTLYQSMSLAFADRDFYYGDSYFGPEEPMKGLLSKEYAKQRASLIMADKNNPKIGPGDPYPFEGKKNPYLQLLKTRGYEMDTTRRNFAPSHDIRNGSSMVDYQERLWLGTTTVEAADKDGWVVSITPSGGWLPAVIAGNTGIGMSQRMQSFVLDEQLNPFNVVAPGKRPRVTLTPSMALKDGKPFLSFAVQGGDTQEQNLIQFLVNVVDFGMTVQQASEAANINTNQLWLSLGGTKTEDRQPKPGHILLNKNTAQTVRDDLVKMGYTLSFEDRTSGPINAIYFDWKHGSLWGGSSNHGEDYGIGW; encoded by the coding sequence ATGAAAAGACTTCTACCCATACTTTTTTTCTCATTTTCCGCCCTCTTTCCCGTCCTAGCCCAGCAGACCCAAAAACCGCCGTTGCATGGCAAGAACTGGATGGCGATTACCGGAAAACCGTTGGCGGCCACGGCGGGGGCCATCACGTTCCAGAAGGGCGGCAATGCCATAGACGCGGCCTGCGCTATGCTGGCGGCCACCTGCACCATGTGGGACGTGCTCAGTTGGGGCGGCGAGACGCAGGCTTTGATTTACAACCCGAAGACCAAGAAAGTCATCGCCATCAACGCCATGGGCGTGGCGCCCACCGGCGCTACGCCCGAGTTCTTCAAAAGCAAAGGCTACAGTTTTCCGCCGGAATATGGTCCGTTGGCCGCTACCACGCCGGGCACGGCGGGCGGCATTATGCACATGCTGGCCAACTACGGCACCATGAGTTTGGAGGAGGTGTTGGCCCCGGCCTTGCAACTGGCGGCGGGGTACCCCATGGAAGCCCAGACCGCCAACAGCATTGAACGCCACAAAGATCGTCTGAAAGAGTGGCCCTACAGCAAGAAAGTCTTCCTCACGCACCCCGGCGAGAAACGCGAGGCCCCGGAAGCCGGCGAAATCTTCGTGCAGAAAGACTTGCTACAGACCTTGACTAAACTGGTAGAAGCTGAAAAGGCCGCGCTCAAGAAAGGCAAATCCCGCAAAGAAGCCATCATGGCAGCCTATGACCGTTTCTACAAAGGCGACATCGCCCAGGAGTTTGTGCGCGGCAGCAAAGAGCAAGGCGGGTTAATCACCATGGAAGACCTGGCCAAATGGAAACCGCTGGAAGAAGAACCGCTCAAAACCAATTACCGCGGCGTGGACGTGTACAAACTCCAGCAATGGACCCAAGGCCCCATGATGCTGCAGGCGCTCAACATTCTGGAGAACTTCGACCTGAAAGGCATGGGTTACAACAGCACAAAGTACATCCACACGCTCTACCAAAGCATGAGTTTGGCTTTCGCCGATAGGGATTTCTATTACGGCGATTCGTATTTCGGACCTGAGGAACCCATGAAAGGGCTGCTGAGCAAGGAGTACGCCAAGCAACGTGCCAGCCTGATTATGGCCGACAAGAACAACCCCAAGATTGGCCCCGGTGACCCGTATCCGTTTGAAGGCAAGAAAAACCCCTACCTGCAGCTGCTCAAAACCCGCGGCTACGAGATGGACACCACCAGAAGGAACTTCGCACCGTCACATGACATAAGAAACGGATCTTCCATGGTAGACTACCAGGAACGCCTCTGGCTGGGCACCACCACCGTGGAGGCCGCCGACAAAGATGGCTGGGTGGTGTCTATCACGCCCAGTGGCGGTTGGCTGCCCGCCGTCATTGCCGGTAATACGGGCATTGGCATGAGCCAGCGCATGCAGAGCTTTGTGCTAGACGAGCAATTGAACCCCTTCAACGTGGTGGCACCCGGCAAACGCCCCAGAGTCACGCTCACCCCTTCCATGGCCCTGAAAGACGGGAAACCGTTCCTGTCCTTCGCGGTGCAGGGCGGCGACACGCAGGAGCAGAACCTGATTCAGTTCCTGGTGAATGTGGTAGACTTTGGCATGACCGTGCAGCAGGCGTCTGAGGCCGCCAACATCAACACCAACCAACTCTGGCTTTCGCTGGGCGGCACCAAGACCGAAGACCGACAACCCAAACCCGGCCACATTCTCCTGAACAAGAACACTGCTCAAACTGTGCGGGATGACCTGGTGAAAATGGGCTACACCCTCAGCTTTGAGGACCGCACCAGTGGCCCCATCAACGCCATTTACTTTGACTGGAAACACGGCAGCCTCTGGGGCGGCTCCAGCAACCACGGCGAGGACTACGGTATTGGCTGGTAA